TCATATGAGTACAAAATATCAACAAAgtagaaaaactacaaacaaaatatttcctTAAGGCCTAGAAGATAAATGatacatttattttttcattacttTTCTTTGTTTCTTTATGAATCAAGATATTGATCATATTTTGAACACACTTGAAGGAATATTTCTGATTTTATATTAAAATATAAAGTAATAAatgaaggtttttttttactgCACAACTTTAGTAAAACCAATTTTCAAGCAATAAAATTTCGAGAATGTGAAGATTGAGACAGATACAAAGTTAGAAAATTCGATGATCTACATTCAACAATGTAAAAATCCTTGCTACACTAAGGGACCTTGATAGTGACCCACTGTAATGAAATAAACATAACACAATCAAGGAAAGTGAGATAATAATTGGAGTGATACCAAAATAACTGGAACAAGAAACGAATTTTGTCCGACTTCCAAATATCCGATAGATATGAATAAATCTTAATTGCTGATTCGATGAAACGAACTAACCGGTTGTTTTATGTTTTTACGTTCCGATATGTTCTcagaaattttcattgaaactcaataattgtaaaatctattaaaaaaatataactatttaaaattgaatttccCTGTTGAAAGAGCGATATAATAACTAAGAAAATTCTTTAGGATCCACCATGATATGTGACTACTgcgataaaaaaatttgtaaaatcTTTTTCGTAGTTTGTGAAAGTTCTGCAAACCATCAAAAAACTGATAGCGACGAAATAACTGAAGCATGTCGGACCACAAGTCTCCATCCAAGAATTTCTCTTTATAATTGAGATAACaataaattcctcgaaatttACGGAGGTTCATTAAACTCTGGAATGcgtaaaattgaaaattaatcatCTGCAAAGAATTTAAATCCGTTACAtccgttttcgagaaatttgtcGATAGCTATCTGAGATAacgttttattttcatttctcttTCTATTTTGTCTCATGATTTGttaatttctttttattatttcttcataGTTTATTTCCAAAAATGGAACTGAAGGCAGAAGGGTCGgacaaaatggaaaaaaatcaattctgAATCAAATTTCTCAGACACAATGTTTTCCTTTCAACGTAGATAGATAGGCATATAAAATCAATGACGAACAGATACAAAACAATGCACTTACTCTATCACCCATTTGGATGCTGAAACCAAACCGTAAACCACAACTTCTTGTCGATACGCTTCTGGGAAAACTGTAAACAATTTCGCGAAGCCGACTGTGGACTCAATATGGGTCACTCGATAGGTTCCGTTGCATAATTTGTAGGcgattttcaatattcaaacGATCGCAGCAAGGCCCTATGCAAATGGCCATTGTTTTCCTATTCCCCGATAGGCATCTCCGAAAAAATAGACGAACATCCTTGACAAGGAGACAGGACACATACGCAATAACCGCCTTATACGCGACGCAAAACAAATTGACGAACGGTAGGTGCGTAACTGACGGCCTTGGTTTGACATAAGAGGACTGTAGATTAATTCATCGAGGAAATGTCACTTTTGTCGTTTAGTCTGAAAAAAATCAGGCTTGGGAATGGAGGATAATAAATTGGCGAGTAGGCAGAACATTAAACAACTATATGATCTGTATTTGCCCTAGGCTATTGACGTTTGAGTCTGACATATGACATTTGAAAGAACGAAGACGCTTAATTAATCTGTGACTtccaaaaaccataaaaatgaaCCAAAATCCCATAAATTATTTCGACATATCATTTGACGTTACCCTAAGGGGCTGACGAACCATCTGTAACATCTATGATCACAAGTCATTACATTGTACTAGTCGATATTGTCAATAGTAATCAATTTTTCATCGTACCGTACTTCCATGATATTCAGTGAATGAAAATCACAGAATATTAATCATATTGGATAAGGTTCTCTTATTCATGAGACGAATGAGTGAAGTATAGCACAGAATTTCTAAGCCATTCCATTATTCATAAGAATCCTCGATACCACCCATTCCGTTCAGATTCTAGTCGAAGATTcctcgaaaaaaaatcatctgcAAACTTTCCCTGTAATTCGAGGTGACATTCGTTACCTATAAGGGCGGTAGGATGAACTGTCACCATTCTCCCACTTCCATTGTTTCAGTGCAACGTCGACTTGATCATCAAAACTTCAAAGAACCGGGGGGATTCTTTGTTCGATGTCTGTAAATTCGCAGACTGATCGAACAATTTATGTCCGACGGAGGGGAAGACTCAGAGGAAAAATCGTAAAACCTACGGCGTATGAGTCACACTGGTAGACGCGGTAAATAGAGTGTCGTGTTCTTCACGACCCGCCTCTAGTTGATCAACGAATTCGTGTAGGTCTAATAAGCAGACTTCGAGGAATGGGGAAGTGTCCTGCAATATTGGTAACTCGATATGTCAGTGATATTACACTCAGTGACGTGGAAATGCTAATACAGGGTAcctatcccaaattgcttgattttggctgtttctggtacttccagactagataggtgaaaaacaactgggctcgattttcgtgaaaagtccatcaAAAATTATTGGCTACGGCAACTTCTCACATTTCAATATTGCTATTTAGTAATATCCCTAaacagggtgactctttgactcgtacaaatattttaacagtatattcgtgaggtcaaaagaaacacttttttttcatacaatttttttcgattaggCCCTGATCTAGAAAGTTAGGAAGAAAAAAATGAACGGTGTAGTGCATTCTGTTCCCCcctgggttttcacaccagcagggAAGAGCCAAAGTACAGAATTTtacgaatttcacagatacttcttAGTTTTTGAACctcaaattactggaaaactgcgcattatacgagaaaatatgaagaatacattaattttacaaaacgttcaaatattcattagatagcatcgaacttagtttcaagagttgggttctttgaaattttggtatttttatggtacgttagggtcataatgagaaaactggaagacgtggctagtatcttgtgttcgaaaaagattcatcaaataaatgaaaaatcattTGAATGAttgatttgaatgaaaaatggtaaaggaaaaaagtgtttccttttacctcaagaatcttctgttaaaacatttgtacgagtcagagactcagCCTGTATGTTCAGAGCTTCTGTGGTTGTGACCATAAAATTTGTTACATCACTGGAGAATGGCTCATGATTGAAGCTCGAATCAGAGTCTATCCCAACAAAAACAACCAGAGAATCTTCAAAAATAACTTTAATACAACACATTTTCAAACCTTCGTTAAAGCTACGTACAAAAAATCGAAGTACATCAAGTAGGCAGTTGGAATTTGCGCATCAGTTCCTCCAGCATTTCAAAGGAAGCCTCCACGCTCGTCAGCACGTAAGCCACGAAATACAAACACAGAATAACTATCGTGAAACACTCCACGACGATGAAATACGACAAACTCAACCCAATCTCGGCCCAAGAACCCTCGTTGGTCACGTTGAACATGAAATAGAAGACCATCACGTCCGAAATCAGGAGGATGATGCAGAAACATCTCGTCAGGTTCAACTTTCTCGCCAACACAACGTTCCTAAACACGCAGGTGGCGTATAAGAAAGGCAAGGTGAGCTTGAGGAAGATCAGCACGGCTATGGTGAAGGGACAGAAGGAGGAAAGAAGAAATTTGACCCACATAGGATCGAAGGAGTTCAACGTGGGTATGTTCCCGGGCCCAAAGTACCCGATGAAGATCAACGCCACCAGAATCAAGCTCTTCTGGAGATTCTCCAACATGTCCGCGTCTTCTACCGCCACCTTCTTCTCCATGTTCATCCACAGGATCAACTGAACGGCGTAGAACGACATAAAGATCAGTTCGTAACACATGGAGGTGATCAGATAAAACGGTATGAAGGCCGAGAAGACGGTGAAGAGCCTCAAGTTCTTCTCGGTCATCGAGAACGGTACCAGACAAATCGGTAGAAGGAACACCAACCAGGCGGTAGCTTTAACACCCGATGAAAACTCCGCGGCGTCTTGGTTGGATAGAACCATGACGAAGCCGACGTTCAAACAGATGTTCTGTatcaaaaaaatgattttctgggTGGTTGTAGCGTCTGGGCCGTCTCTGAGTCTGAAccatttcttggtgaaaacgcAAAAGTTTAGATACTGCCACAGGACGTAGCCGATGACGAAATAGACCACGTGGAACTTGGTGACCATGACTGGGAGCAAAGGGAAGATGGAAAGGATCAAACATAAAACCATCCAAGAGAGGATGTGGACGCTATCGGTGTCGGCCTGGgataaaaacatagaacaaGACACTAAGACCATGACGATGGAGAAGCAGAAACGGTAATAGAAGGATATCACAGCGACCATAACGAACATGCCTGTGAGGGAGATCTGGATACATTCCAACAGGGAAATCTCCCCAAGTTCCCTGAATAAATAGGACAGTTTCTTACGTTTcctaagcagcaaatgaagcATGACGTTCGGGAAGAGGATGTAGAAGTAATAGGAGAAATTGAAGGACTGGGAGTAGCACAGCATAACGAGGAAGAAGCTGGACACCAAGAATATCCCACCTTGTATCCTTATCTCATTGGTTTCCAGCTTGGGTACGGCAAAATCCGGAACGAAGAAGGTGCACACGTACAGTATCCACAGGAAGAAACCCATGGAAACGGAAGAGATCAAGGTGACCATGAAATAATTATCGAAATACTCAATCTCCCGCACGATCTTATCGAACAACATCCTGGATTCGATGAGGGCTTCTTTCCTACCAGCCGTGGAATTCACGGATCTTTCCGCGATCTCAGAGATGGTCCTATTGAAATTCTCCGGAGTCAGATGGGATCTCCTGTGGAAAAACAGGAACTTGTTGTTCACTATGCGGTTCTGCTTCACCTCCAGTATCCTGTACAGTTGCTTCAGGTTGTTCAGCGACACTTCTACGGCCGCATCCTCGGATGTGTTCAAGTATTGGATTGGTACTCTCCCAAGAGAATTCACCGGGTAGTTCAGCCCTAAAATGGAGGATATGAGGGGTGCGATGTCAATCTGTTGAATGTCCACGCGGTCCTTGTTTCTTCGCACACCAGCCCCCCAGGCTATCACAGGTGTGAAGGTCTCGTGGTCGGATCCCGAACCGTGGGAACCCCAATCTGTCATACCGTGATCGGAGGTGAAGATAAACGCTGTCAAATTATCCGGGAAGGTCTTGTTGACCAAACCCTCGATCTTCTGCACCATCCTATCCACGTACCTGATGTTCCTGAAGTACTCTTCCGAATAGGGCTTCTTAGAATGCCCAGTCATGTCCAAACCTGACAAATGGAGGGAGAAAATGATGCCGGACTCCTGGAGAGCTCCCGTCTTCCCGGAATTCTTCAGCAACGACGTCATCTCCTTGAAAACCCACTCGTCCAGCACCTGGTGGTTCTCCCTCTTGTAATCCAGCAGTTCCGGCGGTGAAGCTAAGAGTTTCACGTTGTTCTGCGCGTTCTTGTTGAAGATGGAGGTGATCTCCTCCGTTCCTATCACCCAAGAGTTCCTGCTCTCGTTGAAGACCGTGTCGAAGTCGATGGGGAACTTCTTCCAGCTCTTGTAGACGGCGCTGGGGTCCTCGTAGATGCCTCCAAGGATGGCGACGTGGTTCGGTCGACTCTCCGTGGGTACCCGGGTATGGGAGACTCCCCAGGATCCCCTGGTCGTCCTGACGGAGGTGAGATACGTGGTGGAGTTCTGGTTGGAGTCGAAGACGGCCTGGGCTCTGAGTCCGTCGGCTATGAAGATCACCAGTCGCTTGGCAGGAGGGTAGTCTGTGGATTTGACGGGAGCCAGGCCTACTTCCAAGGGGCTCTTGAAATGGACGTCCATGATGGCTACGAGGAGGAGCAGGTGGACCGAGATCGCGGTCAACACCAAATTGACTATTTTCgatttcttgatcggttccattTGATGATTCATCGTGACGCGGGGTGACAGTCGTTGTCATTGTTCGGTATAAAGCCGTCTATGTCTGGATCGATGGGCATAGAGGGGATTTTGCGGAGAAATGTCATGTTCTGTGTTCGGAAGATGCGATTTGCCAATGAGGTGGGGATCACCATAGAGGTATATAATAATGTATGGGGAAAATCGAAATATATGTCGACAATAATGTCAAAAAAGTTTTGTGATCACCATAGATTCAATAAATATtaagtttggtgatcacatttgacaacagaaaaacaaacaatgacagaAAATGCCGTGAGTTTAAAGAAtgtatagacacagattacagaaacgattttttgtaatctgtggatatggAATTCCTCGTGGAATTCTATGTCTTCTTGATCGtttccactgttgtcgaattaacaaaaattggacCTGTTTGCACcaaaacgcacttagtgttaagtgatacttaaaatgaacccttaacttaaattacgttgcaccaactgttaagtgacatttaaatggctaaagctagccttaaatttaagcgctcctgtaatgaccacttgggtatttaagggcgggattctaacctaaaataattcgttgaactggctgcagaacttcccatttttgatggattttgaaaattgaatgaattcattactgaataccaagccttttcttttgcctttattgtaatgccatcagtcttttttaattttcaattgtgtcacaaatcatactacaGTTAGCaaaaaactcttttcttctgttaagaagttgagtgcccttcgtaaattaccaccacttgcttggctatcattcaccgtattcgtaagGGCAATAAAGACATTTTCTTCATGTTCCTCTTCAActttaaaataaattcacacaagaccttacaaaaaaagtgttgtacttatataaactcaaatatcttttatttgacaatcattatcattatcaatgttaatgctaattcaacaacaaaaagttgttactctttgataatattataataatatccttgacaacgactgacaggacaataaaattaggttaatgaaatgacaacgatcaccGGCCAACCAATAAAATgactttattggactaggatgaagttgcaccaaaataaaaaactgaaatatcactagatataaaaacttaagggccccttacttaagattctgttaagccacagtcgtgcaactggaaataaaattaagcgtcccttaactttaaacgaggcttagttaagtactccttttaaaggggattggtgcaaactgGCCTTACCAGGCTTTCTATTCTAAgtcacaagcttttacatattcgaatgtttactgTATTTTTTTCTAACTGAATTTGAGACGAATTCCTCACGTGTAGGATAACTGATGGGAaatggtttccataaataattttaaattcaattttggTGGTATTCGACTTTgttcaagaaaaaatgataaacctCTTGACATCCCATTTTTAGACTGTCTCAATTATTTATGATttgagttgaatcagattccataattttcgaattagttGATGTTTCTTACATATCTTTCTTATAACGAATAAGAACTTGATATTTGGTATATTtgatatactttttttttttaatttaagaaAAATACCAAGTTTAAGTCGAAAGTTAAttcaaaagaaaattaaatatgaatgaaataattttctgggTCTcagattttcgaatttcaaCTTCTTGTAAAGATTCGAGCATAGCCTAAGTCAAACGGACATAAACAAAAACAGCTGTGATAATTAAAATGCATTCATTTAGTAACAAAAACGTAAACAAAGATCGACCAGAATACGCAGCGTTTCCAGGGATCAAAACCGGACGTCACCCCAGTGAGAAATTAGGTTACGTATCACGCAAATGCgtacaaaaatataattttatcgCGATAATTCCTCTATTTTTATAGCATCACTCAGTTGACGTTCTC
The window above is part of the Coccinella septempunctata chromosome 8, icCocSept1.1, whole genome shotgun sequence genome. Proteins encoded here:
- the LOC123318476 gene encoding GPI ethanolamine phosphate transferase 1-like yields the protein MNHQMEPIKKSKIVNLVLTAISVHLLLLVAIMDVHFKSPLEVGLAPVKSTDYPPAKRLVIFIADGLRAQAVFDSNQNSTTYLTSVRTTRGSWGVSHTRVPTESRPNHVAILGGIYEDPSAVYKSWKKFPIDFDTVFNESRNSWVIGTEEITSIFNKNAQNNVKLLASPPELLDYKRENHQVLDEWVFKEMTSLLKNSGKTGALQESGIIFSLHLSGLDMTGHSKKPYSEEYFRNIRYVDRMVQKIEGLVNKTFPDNLTAFIFTSDHGMTDWGSHGSGSDHETFTPVIAWGAGVRRNKDRVDIQQIDIAPLISSILGLNYPVNSLGRVPIQYLNTSEDAAVEVSLNNLKQLYRILEVKQNRIVNNKFLFFHRRSHLTPENFNRTISEIAERSVNSTAGRKEALIESRMLFDKIVREIEYFDNYFMVTLISSVSMGFFLWILYVCTFFVPDFAVPKLETNEIRIQGGIFLVSSFFLVMLCYSQSFNFSYYFYILFPNVMLHLLLRKRKKLSYLFRELGEISLLECIQISLTGMFVMVAVISFYYRFCFSIVMVLVSCSMFLSQADTDSVHILSWMVLCLILSIFPLLPVMVTKFHVVYFVIGYVLWQYLNFCVFTKKWFRLRDGPDATTTQKIIFLIQNICLNVGFVMVLSNQDAAEFSSGVKATAWLVFLLPICLVPFSMTEKNLRLFTVFSAFIPFYLITSMCYELIFMSFYAVQLILWMNMEKKVAVEDADMLENLQKSLILVALIFIGYFGPGNIPTLNSFDPMWVKFLLSSFCPFTIAVLIFLKLTLPFLYATCVFRNVVLARKLNLTRCFCIILLISDVMVFYFMFNVTNEGSWAEIGLSLSYFIVVECFTIVILCLYFVAYVLTSVEASFEMLEELMRKFQLPT